The following DNA comes from Balaenoptera ricei isolate mBalRic1 chromosome 7, mBalRic1.hap2, whole genome shotgun sequence.
tactttatttaaaataatttggaaataccTGTCATTAATAGTATACTGTGTAGTATTATGCTGTATTATTAGCACTGCTTATTTCAGGATAGCTAGACCTATCATCAGTTTTGTGGCTATAAAATTTTgctattaaattttctaataattatgtaaaagtgattttaaatcattttggtatagagcacttttattatttacttttagggAAATAATGGAAAACGGATGGGTAGGTGGATAGCGAACTAAATCAACTGAAATTCAGGGGctaacaaaaaaaccacacacacacacacaccccccccacacacacaaactactatatggcTTAAATTTAAGCAtgtgtatagatagatataactTGTACAGGACAGAAGGTTTTGTGGGTAGAAGGACAAATGACAGGGGAAAtatgtaataatttatatattataataatcaaCCAAAACATGCCTTCTAACAGCATATCTAGCATTTTGGGTCTCCTAATTTTGCTAAAAGCTGAAGAACCTAAAACAAGGGGGAAAGCACCCATGTGGTACTGTTCTGAATTCGAGGATTTCGGGGCCACTGGGCCTCTGGAAGGTCTTCCCTCCTTGCtaacccctttttaaaaatgtcttcaggcctgatatgataaaaatcagttattacaatgtatttttttttcctccacagtaTGACCTTAGCAATATATTACCACATAAAGAACAGGTGAGCTCTTTTAAAACCTATCTTGTTATTCCAGCTAATTAATTTACAAGGTATCAAGTTTAGTGTTAGGTAATAACTATAGATGTTACTGGCATAAGCTTTTATTATTCGAGTGCTTTTATTACAATATAgaagtgaatcatttatttttatcttaggaCCCTTAATTCTTAGGTTACTGAGCATCCCAAAGAGTATTTGTTTATATGGGTTATATTGATaatttactgtattagaaattgaaattgagaatttaaaaaattaaatccattGTATGTTCAACCAGGGTTTGCCTTAGCACTATTGAAATTTTGAGCTAGATAATGCTTTGTTGTGGGGTGTCGTCCTGTGTGTTATAGGATATATAGCAGCACccttggcctctactcactagatgccagtagcaccttctTCCCTCCACATTAcgacaaccaaaactgtctccagcCATGGCCAGAAGTCCCCTGGGGGACGAAATCACCCCTGATTGGGAACCCCAGTGTTTAacataagtcattttttttttaatgaaaaataactattttccacaacaaaaaatattgagagaaaaGTATCtccttaatagaagacagctgattCTCATATCTATTCTGTCTTCAGTCATTTGTTTTGAAGAAACAATATGAAGAAGATCCAGCCGCTTGCAGATATATAGTTggaaaaagatgtatttttaaagcctTCAGATAATTTGGTATATTCTTTGATACTGTACCAAAAGTCTGCATGTGCTAGTttcttaaattagttaaaatggaattctaaatcaTATCAATGAACTTGTAATAAATACTATGTTAAATTAATACCCATTGATCTGTCATGCATACTGAGTAGATCTTTTTACCTGTACCTGactttataatattatacattggtcatttggaaagtaTTGGTTCACATGTCTTTAGACAGTGTCAAAAACTCACTTTTGTTAGTATCACCACCAGTCTTACCAGAAAAGTCTTTTAAGTGTTGAGAAGTTGTCAAGTTCACAATAGAAGGGAGAAGTTTTCCAAAAATCCTGATATTTTTAGCTTGATggcttgaattttatcattggcaacaaataacTTTAGAgttattttccttgaagtgacaggctcactttgttcatttttgaaagaatgaCTGTGTCAGTTGTACATTCAAATAACGATGGTGTTCGATGAAAAAAGTGTTTCAAATAAAGATGGTGTTCTATGAAAAAAATGACTTACCGTCAAGTCACAAGTGCTTTTCCTTAACACAGCCATATTTCAGTATGTAAAAGTGCTTAATGCATACTTTCCACTtattcagaatattaaaaagaaggacCAAGGTTTAAGAACACTattaatttttactcttttatcaAGGATGTTCTTAAAGCAGATTTTTAACTGCAAGTGGCAGTGAATAATTGAATGACTTCTAATTCAGTTTGGTACCACTGCCTTGATTCATGCTCAGAAACCAGCAGTTTTACCCACTTTTGCTTTTATACATCCATAGCAAATGTCACACAATGTGAAGGGCAGGTAGTGTCTTAGTATTCTTATAAAAGCAGTTTTGACCTCTTGGGCCTCCTGAAGGGGAGGGGATAGGGGAGAATCCCAGAGGCCTGCAGACCACATTTAGAGAACCGCTGTTCAAATGAGCGCAGTGTATTAGTgtggtgaaattttaaattaaaaagcctggtttcttttaaaataaaaagacaattacatttttaactcaaactatttaaaagagacaagaagaaatacacaataagaatataaagaactaaagagaaaaaaacggGAAAAAACCATGAATCTCATATTCACATTGATTGAAGTGAGAAGAATTTATTGCCCACCACCACTGCTTTATAAAATGTTCTTGCATATTCCAGTGTGAGGTTAGAGGAGTGAAAATATATTGGTTTACTAGCATTGCCTGTTAGGGAGGGTCAGTGCTTATAGAGGCAACTCTGGCTGGTTGTTGTAGAAAAGATTTCACGGAACTTGATGTGCTGAGTAAAAATAGGTCAGGAAACCTTTCTAAGGGTGGAATCCAGGAGAAGAATTTATAAAACTGTTTGCTTTGTTGAAGGTTAAGCTTCCTCTACCCCTCTCTCTACTCCTAGCAGATATTTTACTAAGATAGTAACtcctgatttaattttttaaatgcacattcttattttatagagaTGCAGATAGATCCTTGGATATTTTTGATGAGAGATTACATCCACTCACAGTAAGTGTCAGTTTTATTGAAgtggtatttttctcttatacAGTTGTGTTTATTTCATGCTGATTTGCTTTGAAATTAATTACTAGAAGAAAATTACTTCCTCCAGCTCGAACTCAAATTCATCTTCCTTTAAGTCTTCTTCCCCACGCCATGTTGTGTCTAGTCATTTTCCCGAAGGCGTGTTGTATAAGGGGTTGATGGATATGAACCGAGTTGCACTTTGTATGAATAGTGAGCAGGTAAGTAAACATACCCAAGTAAcagaaaatgtatctttttaaaggaTGATTTTCCATAGCatcaaacaatataaatatttgtaaataaacctAATATGATAAGGCctctaagaagaaaattagaaaactgtttaaattttaaacgaattaaaatgacaaagttttaaaattcacttcttcAGGTGCTCTGTAGCCACACGTGGCTGGCGACTGCTGTACAGGACAGCACATTCTTAGAGCCTTATGGTTACAGGACACTGGAAATGTGTTTTCAAAGTTGATTACAGAAAAGTATGACATATGGTGATCAGCAAGACTTTTGAGcctaaaaatattgggttggccaaaaagtttgtttggttaGTGAATATATTGTTCAATAAAatgcttggtgaaaatgaaaactgtgtcgtttatttttacttaaaaccaaatgaactttttggccaacccaatagtttacATTTGGTTAGAATTCTGTGGGGAGGAACGTGGAAATACATAAATTTTCTGCGGTTgtgcctgtatttttctttaatgaatggtGGTGAGTACTGGATCACTGTGGTATTTTAGGATCccattgtttatatttaaaagactACAAGACATGTCACCcaaccaaaattattttaaggggCACGTGGGCCCAAGTGTGAAGACTGCTATCTTAAGGgtacttttaagtatttttcttccatggatacttaaattgcattttttctcctttcagcgAGAAAAGATTCCAGAGGAATACTTCGAGCATGATCCTGAACACAAATTCATTTACAGATTTGTTCATACTCTTTTTAGTGCcgcacagctaactgctgaatgTGCAGTAGTAACTTTggtaagatattttttctttcataaagcaTCTGTAGAAATTTCTGTCTTGTACACATGGTATGGTCCTGTTTTTCCCAAATGAAAGCAGGTTCCTGAAATGATCATTAGAACTTTATTAAGAGAAACCTATCAAAAGAAAGTAAAGTATACACATTTGAGCTTTAATAATCattatgatttaaaatgttgccATTGCTTTTCTCATCACAAAACAATTGCTATTAAAGGCAGCAGGAGAGATTTCTGGTTTCTCCTTCCACACCTGAGGGGACACATGCACGCAcagtgcacacacgcacacacagacgaCGCATGTTGTGGTGGTAGGGCGGGGCAATAACTGAATGCTCTGGTCCACAGGCAGAAACAGGCGCCGGGTAGTTTGAAGCTGAGTCCCAGACTGTACTGCCTAGGCAGTTCTGATGTGTGTCCTGATTGAGAACTACTGCCCTCAGTTCTCTGTTCCGTGGATAATGGATAATGGTGTTAACCATCCCTGCTGTCCTCTTATTGCCTGCATGTGAAGTTGCCCAGGACTAGGGTGCCAGTAGGACTTCAGAAGGCTTCACTCTAGTTAGCCTGCTAAGCTACAGCTGTGTAAGCACCTTTTTGTCATCCATTCCTAATTCCTATGGTAAGATTTTATCATTTGAATAATAAATCATATTCAAGTGAGAGGTAGCTGGGATTGTTTTACTCCTCCCTGTAGCAAACCTGTGGGGGGAAAGTCAGCTGCGTGGTCTGCGGGGAAGGGATACTTAGGCCCCTCACTGCCGGCTCCTGTCAAGGCAGAACTGAGGACAGGAGGCTTGTCCTTTTGAAAAGAGACCCCTCAGCGGGTACTGGATCAGACACAGGCCTTTTCTTGGAGCTACAGGCCACTTGGAGTGCTTAGCACATGCTTGAGAGAGGCAGGAATGGTGCTTGCATATGGAGAGCTAGGAAATGCAGGAAGGAGAGTATTTGGGTTGGAAGAGGGGCATTTCTTTGTAGACAAGTTAAGCTTGATGTACCTGCGAGACAGCAGAATGGCAGTGTCTAGTAATCATTTGAATATATGGGATTGGAGCATGAATCTGAGCTAGAGGGAGGGAATTAAGTGTAGCTGTTCAAATGCAGAGaaagtatgtaaaataaaaagtgggtAGAAGATAGATCTGTAGGGACTGTCAGCACTTAAGGGACAGACCCCCAGAGGAGTGGCTACAGTGGTAGGAAACCCAGCAGAGAACCCTAAGAGACACCAGGAGAGGTTCAAGAAGGAGAGTATGGTCCAAACGCTAAATGCTACCAAGAAGTTGCTCATGTCATAAATACCATGTCACTGAATACCTACTCTGTGTCACTTTTCTACAtgtggggggtggaggagagaacAAGTTGGATAAATAAAGTTCTTGCCTTTATGGAGCAAGTGTGGAAgacgtaaatttttttttttttttatcggagtacagttgatttacagtgttgtgttagtttcaggtgtatagcaaagtctaagtgtttttttttaatgagtgttttttaaaagatgactatTTCAAGTAGTGGTAAAAACCATGAAGAGAAAGCAAGGTAAAGGGATAAAGTGATTAGAGGGGCTTACTAGAAAGCTCAGGAAGAgcctctttaaagaggtaatgttTGAACCCAGGACCTGGCTGAACTGAGGAAGATCAGGTACGCTGGCATTACGGGCAGAGGGGACAAGTGCAAGGCTCTGAGACAGGAACTTGTTCTGTGTGTTCAAGGAAAAGCAAGGTGGCCATTGTGATCCGAGCGGGGAATGAGGGAAAGAGCATAGGTGATGAGGTCACGGAAGGACAAGGCCGTACCGCACAGGGCCTCGTAACTTGCAGGCCACGGGAAGAAGGTATTTGTTTGATGGGAAACCTCTGGCAGATCTGGAGCAGGCGCATAAAGTAGTCTTAATTTAAGAGGCTCTCCTGGCTGCTTTGGGGAGAACAGACTGTAGTCTGTTGGGAGGCAGAGAAGTTAGGCAGTGGCAGCGATACAAGTCAGAAGTGACAGACAGAAAAGCGGTCAGGGTACCAGTGAAGGTAGAGATAACAAGAAGTTCTGACAGATTGGAGCAGGATACACTCAAGTGCAGGTGTTTGGTCTCAGCGACTGGGCGTGTGGCAGTGCTCTTTCATTTATGAGGGAAGGCCTGGGGAGTGGAGCTCTGGGACGAAGAGCTCTGGGTGGTTTGTGTGAAGGCACCGGTGACCACGGCAAGAGTAGTCTCTGTAGAGTGGTAGCAGCAGGAGGCTGACTGAAGTGGGTTAAGGAGAGGATGGGAGATGAGGAGCTGGCCTCAGCCCTGAGGACGCCGTCGAGGGGCAGTGGGGGACAGGCTGGGGACATGGAAGCATTCACACTGGAGGAAGCCTCTGACAGAGAGGGAGAAGTTGTTCCAAAAGAGACTAGCTGTGGGCACAGTGCTCTGCAGAAGTGAGGTGGGATCAACTTCACTCACAGGAGAGTGAGCTTCAGTGAAAAGAAAGAGATCTCGCTTCCTCCGAGACAGGAGGGCAAGCGGGGTAAATGAATAGCGGCACGTGTACCAAGTTTGCCAGTACAAAGGTGAGAGGAAGTTGAGAGATTGCCAGTGTCGTTTCAGTGCCTCTGATTAGTCCCATAAAGTAGAGAGTTGAACCTTGCGGGGAGAGTCGTTCTTAGGGTACTAGAGAGTGCTGAGTTCTTTGGGGAATGGGAGCCGAATTTCACTAAGAACATATAATCTCAATACCCGTGTTTGAAAACACAGTAGAGTTTGGAGGGCATGGGCGAATCTGAGCTGTCAATCTGATAACCCTTCAGAGAGTAAACAGACTCTTTAAAactggacatttttctttttgtcaaatGGCATATACACTCTTCTACAGAGGTAACAACAAATCACAGCTTACCTCTCAAATCTTTGCTCAGCTGTTAACTCCATCCAGTTCTTTGTAGGGTAGACAtttgatacatgtaaaagaaaccaTGAAATCATCTCACAAACCGGCAGGTTTAGAGGAGCCCCAGGGATACAGACACAGGCAGGTCTTCCCACCTTAAAACCAAAAGAATTGACTAAGCTGCAGATTATGTAAGACAGAAACGAATAATGAAATGATAATGGAGATGTGAAAAATTGGGGATATGAAAAGGACTACCctttgtatgcatgtgtgttcCTGAAAAAGGCACCAAAATATGGGAATACTTGACGGCTGCAAAGCCCCTCTGTACTGCCTGTCCCGCTGTGCCACGCAGCAGCCACTGGGAGGCTCTCTTGACCACCAGtttttatcttcaagttcatgCCGCAAAAGGACTGGTGACTCTGAAGAGAAGGTAAAGATGTGCTCAGTCTTACCAGAATTTTACACACTCAAGCGTTATGTAAAATCGCCACGCAACCACCACCAGTCTTGTAGTTAACATTGCACGTGATAGGCACTCAAGCATTTACTGAACAGTTGAAGTCGACACTGGGCTGTATGTGCTGCCCTTGACAAGTGGGAAGGTAATAATACAATGCGTGTCTTTAGAATGCCCTTTGCTGAGATGTCCTTTCATTCCTGTGACCAAAATTGGGTTGGAAATTCACACGGGCAGAGTAGAAATATCAGACTAACAGAAATATCTGACTTACAACTGTGACCTGGCCTCTGGCCTTGGCTTGGCTGAGCAAAGTCTTTGTAGAACCTAGGAATAAAAGGGGTGTCAAAAAGAGATGAAATCTGTCATTCCTAACAATTCTTATCACAGCACTTAAACTGAACTAAAATCAAAGATCAGTGCTCTACTTTTGCAGGTTTACTTAGAAAGGCTTTTAACTTATGCTGAGATCGACATTTGCCCCACTAACTGGAAAAGAATTGTTTTGGGAGCCATTCTTCTTGCCTCCAAGGTTTGGGACGATCAGGCTGTATGGAATGTGGACTACTGCCAGATCCTCAAGGACGTTACAGTTGAGGACATGTGAGTTTGTAAGGTTACCGTGAACTTTCTAACCATTTTCCAATACCTCATTTGCTCTcataaagtttacatttttaagaaatgttacaTTTTAAGAAAGGTTACCTTGTGCAGAGAGCTGAAATAGACATCAAATTACAGACTTCTTTCTATCTAGCTGTAGTATAACAATTTGTATTTCCCCTCATTAATTGGTAGGTCTTGATGTGTTATTGTTGTAATATTCTGCTTgataaattgaaattatttttctggtgGTTTTTGCCAAACATTTTACAAGCTCACTACCAGAACAACACGGTACAGTCAGTAACTTGACAGCTTTCTTAAAGCTGTCTACCAGGTCCAGTCCATTTTTAAGGGGCACATGCCTGGTCTTTGAAGCAAGTGGCCACTGTTAAGGTCTTAGGGCCTCTAGACTACTGACAGGTTATAATTTCAACCTGAGTCACACATTGTGTATTTGCTTTTGctggtctttttctcctttttatctgAGGTTCTGTTGTTACAGAAACTATGATGTACAGGTAGCCACATATAAAGGTTTCAGATCCCTGTGTTCCTGTCTCCTCCCCTAAAGTCTGCTGAGTTAGGAAACACCTACCTCTCAGGTAGTCCGGGAAGCATCCCTGGGGCCTCACCCAGGGCACTCAGCAAACACAGCGGCACTTTGTGGGGCCTTGAGTTAACTAGGCAGGTTCTCCTCACAGATGGCACGCTCACATTGGCATGAAACGCCAGGCTTCCAGTCTGGCTCTGGTGAAGGGCCCCAAGGGTGGGAAGCAGGATGAGCCAGAGAGGTAATTCCAGCAGACTCTCGAAGTGCCCGCTTGACAGTGAACCTGTCTTTGTGGGTGGCATTCAGGAAAATGGGAAAGGACACCTCTTGATTATATTGGACAGCAGAGGCCGATCAAGATGGCAGGCAGGGGCAAGAGTTTGTTTTTGTTACCTTTGCCCCTTACTCTAGATAATTCACAACTACCAAAGTGCATATTTACAGCTGAAGCGAG
Coding sequences within:
- the LOC132369177 gene encoding cyclin-Y-like protein 1 isoform X3, with amino-acid sequence MTLAIYYHIKNRDADRSLDIFDERLHPLTREKIPEEYFEHDPEHKFIYRFVHTLFSAAQLTAECAVVTLVYLERLLTYAEIDICPTNWKRIVLGAILLASKVWDDQAVWNVDYCQILKDVTVEDMNEMERHFLELLQFNINVPFSVYAKYYFDLRSLADDNNLNVLFTPLSKERAQNLEAISRLCDDKYKDVCRAAMRRSFSADHFIGIRRSNAILS